In a genomic window of Chryseobacterium sp. G0162:
- a CDS encoding GMC family oxidoreductase N-terminal domain-containing protein: protein MDRKKFIKTSVLAISGFYFLQSDLFQAAERRANRIKETVDAPVIIIGSGYGGAVSALRLCEAGKKVVLLEMGLNWEKSGIPFSNLLKPGKSAAWLKKKSIAPFMNLFSLTPFTGTLDRLDFEHLNIWVGRGVGGGSLVNGGMAVTPKESYFREVFPNLDAEKFYSHYFPLVQEELKVNVIDEQFLKECPYYKFTRVGEEEAHKAGFKTMRVPNVYDFKYMEKEFRNEVPRSALNTEVIYGNNHGKNSLDKTYLKKAMETGNLEILDLHCVDHINLNDDKSYTLTVQQIDTSGNIVADKVFNCKKLILSAGTMGTLQLLLHSNAVNNLPIHEQIGKNWGNNGNFMTGRNWVKPLSGGTGSKQSTIPVGGIDNWEDKEHPFFTEIAPLPMGMDVATALYLLINRVDKKGEVGYDKITQKIRLNWDESHTSKMKENAKYFIRKMNKANGGTRSHFLFNNGFGADICYHPLGGCVLGEATNEFGKLKDHENLYVLDGSLIPGTIGVNPFVTITAIAEYCIENLIRQNEFA from the coding sequence ATGGACAGAAAGAAATTCATCAAAACGAGCGTACTAGCTATCTCAGGTTTTTATTTTCTACAATCGGATCTTTTTCAGGCAGCTGAACGAAGGGCCAATAGGATAAAAGAAACTGTAGATGCTCCTGTTATTATCATTGGGAGTGGATATGGGGGCGCTGTTTCTGCTTTACGACTGTGTGAAGCCGGCAAGAAAGTTGTTCTGCTGGAGATGGGTCTTAATTGGGAAAAATCAGGGATTCCATTCTCTAATCTTCTGAAACCAGGGAAAAGTGCCGCATGGCTGAAAAAGAAAAGTATTGCTCCCTTTATGAATTTATTCTCTCTGACTCCTTTTACCGGAACATTGGACCGCCTGGATTTTGAACACCTTAATATTTGGGTAGGAAGAGGGGTAGGCGGAGGCTCACTTGTTAATGGCGGAATGGCCGTGACTCCCAAAGAAAGCTATTTCAGAGAAGTTTTTCCCAATCTGGATGCTGAAAAATTTTACAGTCATTACTTTCCGTTGGTACAGGAAGAACTTAAAGTAAATGTTATTGATGAACAGTTTCTAAAAGAATGTCCCTATTATAAATTTACGAGGGTAGGTGAAGAAGAAGCTCATAAAGCCGGCTTCAAAACGATGCGGGTTCCCAATGTATATGACTTTAAATATATGGAAAAGGAATTCAGGAATGAAGTTCCCCGCTCAGCACTCAATACCGAAGTGATCTATGGAAATAACCATGGTAAAAACAGTTTAGATAAAACCTATCTGAAAAAAGCAATGGAAACCGGAAATCTTGAAATTCTGGATCTTCATTGTGTGGATCATATTAACCTCAATGATGATAAAAGTTATACACTCACTGTACAGCAAATTGATACCTCCGGAAATATAGTTGCAGACAAGGTTTTTAATTGTAAAAAACTGATCCTTTCGGCTGGAACTATGGGAACTTTACAACTGCTGCTGCATTCTAATGCAGTTAATAACCTTCCTATTCATGAACAAATCGGTAAGAATTGGGGAAATAACGGGAATTTTATGACCGGAAGAAACTGGGTAAAACCATTATCAGGCGGAACAGGATCAAAACAATCAACAATTCCGGTGGGTGGCATTGATAACTGGGAAGATAAAGAACATCCTTTCTTTACAGAAATTGCCCCCTTACCAATGGGAATGGATGTTGCCACGGCATTGTATCTGCTCATCAACAGAGTGGATAAAAAAGGAGAAGTTGGTTATGATAAAATCACTCAAAAAATCAGATTGAACTGGGATGAAAGCCATACATCCAAAATGAAAGAAAATGCCAAGTATTTTATCCGGAAAATGAATAAAGCGAATGGAGGAACCAGAAGTCATTTCCTTTTCAATAATGGTTTTGGAGCAGATATTTGTTATCATCCCCTTGGCGGATGTGTATTAGGAGAAGCAACCAATGAATTTGGAAAATTAAAGGACCATGAAAACCTTTATGTATTGGATGGATCTTTAATTCCCGGAACTATTGGAGTTAATCCGTTTGTAACGATTACTGCTATTGCAGAATATTGTATTGAAAATCTGATCCGACAGAATGAGTTTGCTTAA
- a CDS encoding DUF1684 domain-containing protein, translating into MRRYILLFLLLPLLFFSQKKVSKEVIEIKKFQKDLDKEYLDPKETPLRGDNFKNFKKHPFFPIDMKYRVTAKFVTTKDAQPFELPTSSGKTKSYKEYGKATFELDGKPYTLTLYQSLDLIKQDKYKDYLFLPFRDATNEKETYGGGKYMDLKIPKGNTIILDFNQSYHPFCAYNAYDYNCPIVPEENKLPVEIRAGVMYEDIYHH; encoded by the coding sequence ATGAGAAGATATATACTCCTATTTTTGCTTTTACCTTTGTTATTTTTTTCTCAAAAAAAAGTTTCTAAAGAGGTAATAGAGATTAAAAAATTTCAAAAAGATCTTGATAAAGAATATCTGGATCCAAAGGAGACTCCCTTACGTGGGGACAATTTTAAGAATTTTAAAAAGCATCCGTTTTTCCCGATAGATATGAAATACCGGGTAACGGCAAAATTTGTTACCACTAAAGATGCACAGCCTTTTGAGCTGCCAACATCTTCAGGCAAAACAAAGTCTTATAAAGAATATGGAAAGGCAACATTTGAACTGGACGGAAAGCCCTATACACTAACGCTATATCAGAGTCTGGATCTGATTAAACAGGACAAGTACAAAGACTACCTTTTCCTGCCATTTCGTGATGCTACCAATGAAAAAGAAACGTATGGTGGCGGAAAATATATGGATCTGAAAATTCCTAAGGGAAATACCATCATTCTGGATTTTAACCAGTCTTATCATCCGTTTTGTGCTTATAATGCCTATGATTATAACTGTCCTATTGTTCCTGAAGAAAATAAACTTCCGGTGGAAATACGGGCGGGGGTAATGTATGAAGATATTTATCATCATTAA
- the recO gene encoding DNA repair protein RecO gives MNTQTGFLLSFIKYGENDAVLHCFTEEDGFQSYFLKGIYSRKNKKKAFLQPLNKLNFSISPVRGNGIPTISKFELVKGNDAYADIKAGTVIFFISDFLNQVLKLENKNLNIFFSIEKFISELEQQNYQCHLLFLLVILKVQGVAPLIGEGNFLDPETGTFSTISAHQLFSEEISMIWKNILSAENLYSVKIHSSLRKDFLDSLLVYYHYHITDFKTPASLEVIQQIFE, from the coding sequence ATGAATACACAAACCGGTTTTTTACTTTCATTCATCAAATACGGGGAAAATGATGCTGTATTGCATTGTTTTACAGAAGAGGATGGTTTTCAGTCTTATTTTCTTAAGGGGATTTATTCCAGAAAAAATAAAAAGAAAGCCTTCCTGCAGCCCTTGAATAAACTGAACTTCTCCATTAGCCCGGTAAGAGGAAATGGAATCCCCACCATCTCAAAATTTGAGCTGGTAAAAGGTAATGATGCTTATGCTGATATCAAGGCAGGTACTGTTATATTCTTTATTTCAGATTTTCTGAATCAGGTTTTAAAGCTTGAAAATAAAAACCTAAATATTTTCTTCAGTATTGAAAAGTTTATTTCTGAACTGGAACAACAAAACTATCAATGTCATTTATTATTTCTGCTTGTCATCCTAAAAGTACAGGGAGTTGCTCCTTTAATAGGGGAAGGAAACTTTTTAGATCCTGAAACAGGAACTTTTTCTACCATTTCTGCCCATCAGCTATTCAGTGAAGAAATTTCCATGATTTGGAAAAACATTCTTAGCGCTGAAAATCTTTATAGTGTAAAAATACATTCTTCCTTAAGAAAAGATTTCCTGGATAGCCTTTTGGTATATTACCACTATCATATTACAGATTTTAAAACCCCTGCATCACTGGAGGTAATACAGCAGATATTTGAATAG
- a CDS encoding T9SS type A sorting domain-containing protein, whose translation MKKLSLISLGILASLQFTKAQVISSKKWADLFSYNNVLAMKEDNGKIVAATENGIFYYTISTGEITKLSKANGLHNIGITAFDYDPKSKTGVIGYENGAIDVFTPNEVKYIIDIPIAAGYNGNKKINHISITGEQAVISVGYGVSIFNIKKKEFGDSAFFLNAGVYEASNEATIFGNKVYAVTNTGLKSHEMNTTFPVFSTWTTEIPGTFKHIDSNTELAFSSATAAFVYNNGAPIQLPINLGNIQDVVVTENNVVVTDSRVYTFGLNGTNSNATDFGEQCNTAIMAGGKLFGGTVLSGIKDESNHTYKPSGPEFNFAYKISIHDNNQLLVSTGARAERYNTPVNNPKRPGFYYFNGTEWIYPSYFKTFTGTLNVLDAILNPLDNNEVLFANYALANTQGIYKLKYNASNKDFDFVKYYPVQATPGQRRAVGLTTDAQSNIFAVFSFNDGGPAVAVYDKAKDDFNLKISNFKSASVQKPIVYQNMLWIPLSRSNAFWVYDYKDALNFSDDTDYILVEKNGFPSTASGTLSVAADKSGDVWISTDKGVRVLSNAASEIKTPEPKVNPIIIEQNGLGEELFRDSSILQIESDGGNYKWVSVDGGGVYYLSSDGQKTIKHFTMENSPLPTNTVTDIKVDRKTGKVYFATYNGIVTYQGDISDVTSNFGDVVVYPNPVVYSNFKGKVTIKGLAEKTNIRIVDAAGNVVHSAVARGGYYEWDLNNQRGARVASGIYFVLMTNEDGSDKATAKIGVVN comes from the coding sequence ATGAAAAAACTCTCTCTAATTTCTCTTGGTATTTTAGCCTCCCTGCAGTTTACAAAAGCTCAGGTCATTTCATCAAAAAAATGGGCAGATCTCTTTTCCTATAACAATGTCTTAGCCATGAAGGAAGACAATGGAAAAATAGTAGCTGCCACAGAAAACGGGATTTTCTATTATACAATATCAACAGGAGAAATTACGAAGTTATCTAAAGCGAATGGCCTCCATAATATAGGAATAACAGCTTTCGATTATGATCCTAAAAGTAAAACAGGGGTTATTGGTTATGAAAACGGAGCCATAGATGTGTTTACCCCAAATGAGGTTAAATATATCATTGACATCCCTATTGCTGCCGGATATAATGGAAACAAGAAAATTAATCATATCTCCATTACAGGAGAACAGGCTGTAATTTCTGTAGGTTATGGGGTATCTATATTCAATATAAAGAAAAAAGAATTTGGAGACTCTGCTTTTTTTCTTAATGCTGGAGTATATGAAGCCAGTAATGAAGCTACGATATTTGGAAACAAGGTATACGCTGTTACGAATACAGGTTTAAAAAGCCATGAAATGAATACTACTTTTCCTGTATTTTCTACATGGACTACAGAGATTCCTGGAACCTTCAAACATATTGATTCTAACACAGAATTAGCATTTTCTTCGGCTACTGCTGCATTTGTCTATAATAATGGAGCTCCAATTCAGCTCCCTATTAACCTTGGAAATATTCAGGACGTTGTGGTAACAGAAAACAATGTAGTAGTTACAGACAGTAGAGTATATACTTTTGGACTTAACGGAACCAATTCGAATGCTACAGATTTTGGAGAGCAGTGTAATACTGCTATCATGGCTGGTGGAAAATTATTTGGTGGAACTGTATTATCAGGAATAAAGGATGAAAGCAACCATACCTATAAACCATCCGGACCGGAGTTTAATTTTGCCTATAAAATAAGTATACACGATAATAATCAGCTATTGGTCTCTACTGGAGCAAGAGCTGAAAGATACAATACACCGGTAAATAACCCTAAAAGACCCGGATTTTATTATTTTAATGGTACAGAATGGATCTATCCTTCTTACTTTAAAACTTTTACCGGGACTCTGAATGTATTGGATGCTATCCTGAACCCTCTTGATAATAACGAAGTTCTTTTTGCAAATTATGCACTAGCAAATACCCAGGGAATCTACAAACTGAAATACAATGCTTCCAATAAAGACTTTGATTTTGTAAAATATTATCCAGTACAAGCCACTCCTGGACAAAGGCGTGCGGTAGGTCTTACTACTGATGCCCAAAGCAACATCTTTGCTGTATTTTCATTTAATGATGGAGGTCCCGCAGTAGCTGTATATGACAAGGCTAAAGATGATTTCAATCTAAAAATATCTAATTTTAAAAGTGCATCCGTGCAAAAGCCTATTGTTTATCAAAATATGTTATGGATTCCTTTATCACGATCAAATGCCTTTTGGGTATATGACTATAAAGATGCACTCAATTTTTCCGATGACACCGATTATATACTCGTTGAAAAGAATGGGTTTCCAAGTACTGCTTCCGGAACATTATCTGTAGCTGCCGACAAATCTGGTGATGTATGGATTAGTACAGACAAAGGAGTAAGGGTTTTATCTAATGCCGCTTCTGAAATAAAAACTCCTGAACCTAAGGTTAACCCTATTATTATAGAACAAAATGGTCTTGGAGAAGAACTTTTCAGAGATTCTAGTATTCTTCAGATAGAATCAGACGGAGGAAATTACAAATGGGTTTCTGTAGATGGAGGTGGTGTGTATTACCTTTCTTCAGATGGTCAAAAGACCATAAAACATTTTACTATGGAGAACTCTCCTCTTCCTACTAATACCGTTACCGATATAAAAGTAGATAGAAAAACTGGAAAAGTTTATTTTGCTACCTATAATGGTATTGTAACATATCAAGGAGATATCTCTGATGTAACGTCCAATTTTGGAGATGTAGTTGTTTATCCTAATCCTGTTGTTTATTCTAATTTCAAAGGGAAAGTTACAATTAAAGGATTGGCGGAAAAGACCAACATAAGAATCGTTGATGCTGCAGGAAATGTTGTACATTCTGCCGTAGCGCGAGGAGGCTATTATGAATGGGATCTTAATAATCAACGAGGAGCCAGAGTAGCATCAGGAATTTACTTTGTACTCATGACCAATGAAGATGGTTCTGATAAAGCGACAGCCAAAATAGGCGTAGTCAATTAA
- a CDS encoding MGH1-like glycoside hydrolase domain-containing protein yields the protein MSEKQRVSDISWKKWGPYVSNREWGLVREDYSENGDAWNYTNHDTAEAKTYRWGEEGICGICDDLQKLVFSVGFWNKKDRMVKERFFGLTNGQGNHGEDVKEYFYYLDSTPTHSYMKMLYKYPQNPFPYDDLIKTNAERSKEEPEYELIDTGILEHNEYFDIFIEYVKQSQNDILVRLTIVNKAEKDADLIILPTIWFRNTWNWGYDDYKPELSAEEANHIRINHKDLEVKNLYARQSLKVLFCNNETNNERLYQSSNESRYCKDGINDFVLNGNSQAVNPKNTGTKASFFIDECIKAKESRVYEFRLSDKELKDPFSDFESTFEARHKEADEFYAEVQKGIQSEDEKLIQRQAFAGMLWNKMFYHYNVEKWLKGDPAEMPPPKSRERIRNYDWKHLNNEHIISMPDKWEYPWYATWDLAFHTISFSLIDPDFAKHQLKLFLFEWYMHPNGQLPAYEWNFSDVNPPVHAWAVFRVFKIDEYLKEKPDLEFLESAFQKLLMNFTWWVNKKDINGNNIFEGGFLGLDNIGVFDRNCTLPNGEQLEQSDGTSWMAMFALNMMRIALELAQYNNVYEEMAMKFFEHFLAIANSLDNMGDENFSLWDEEDEFFYDAIASNDGTHMYLRLRTIVGLIPMFAVEVIDDEMIENLPNFKKRMKWVLDNKPELAALVSRWEVKGQDSKHLLSLLRGHRLKRLLARMLNPDEFLSEYGVRALSKEYEKNPYTLNLNETDYSVKYTPAESDSGLFGGNSNWRGPIWFPINFLIIDSLQRFFFYYSPDFLVEYPTGSGNYSSLDQIADSLNKRLAKIFLKDEDGKRPVHGQYEKFQTDPDFKDYILFYEYFHGDNGRGVGASHQTGWTGLIAKILQPRFTKKAIAESETEMPEDIEENKKIN from the coding sequence ATGTCAGAAAAACAGAGAGTTTCAGATATCTCATGGAAAAAATGGGGACCCTATGTAAGTAACCGTGAATGGGGACTTGTTCGTGAAGATTACAGTGAAAATGGAGATGCCTGGAATTATACTAATCATGACACGGCAGAAGCCAAGACCTACCGATGGGGTGAGGAAGGTATCTGTGGAATATGTGATGATCTTCAGAAGCTTGTATTTTCCGTTGGGTTCTGGAATAAAAAGGATAGAATGGTAAAGGAACGTTTTTTTGGTCTTACCAATGGGCAGGGAAATCATGGGGAAGACGTAAAGGAATATTTTTATTATCTGGATTCCACACCTACGCATTCTTATATGAAGATGTTGTATAAATATCCTCAAAATCCTTTTCCTTATGATGACTTGATTAAAACCAATGCAGAAAGAAGTAAAGAAGAGCCTGAGTACGAGTTAATCGATACCGGAATTCTGGAACACAATGAATATTTCGATATTTTTATTGAATATGTTAAACAAAGTCAGAACGATATCCTTGTCAGACTAACAATTGTCAACAAAGCTGAAAAAGATGCAGACCTTATCATTTTGCCTACAATCTGGTTCAGAAACACTTGGAACTGGGGATATGATGATTATAAACCTGAATTGTCTGCTGAAGAAGCCAATCACATCAGAATAAATCATAAGGATCTTGAAGTGAAGAATTTATACGCAAGACAATCTTTAAAAGTATTGTTTTGTAATAATGAGACCAATAATGAAAGACTTTATCAATCTTCCAATGAATCAAGGTATTGTAAGGATGGAATTAATGATTTTGTTCTGAACGGAAACTCCCAAGCGGTTAACCCTAAAAATACAGGTACAAAAGCTTCATTTTTTATTGATGAATGTATTAAAGCTAAAGAATCCAGAGTATATGAATTCCGGCTTTCGGATAAGGAATTAAAAGATCCGTTCAGTGATTTTGAATCTACTTTTGAAGCAAGGCACAAAGAGGCAGATGAATTTTATGCTGAGGTTCAGAAAGGGATTCAGTCTGAGGATGAAAAGCTGATACAGCGACAGGCATTTGCCGGTATGCTTTGGAATAAAATGTTTTACCATTATAATGTTGAAAAATGGCTGAAAGGTGATCCTGCAGAGATGCCACCTCCTAAATCCCGTGAAAGAATAAGGAATTACGATTGGAAGCACCTCAATAATGAACATATTATTTCGATGCCTGATAAATGGGAGTATCCATGGTATGCTACCTGGGATCTTGCTTTTCATACGATCAGTTTTTCATTGATAGATCCGGATTTTGCCAAGCACCAGCTGAAACTTTTCTTATTTGAATGGTATATGCATCCAAATGGGCAGTTACCTGCCTATGAATGGAATTTTAGTGACGTGAACCCGCCTGTACATGCATGGGCTGTTTTCAGGGTGTTTAAGATTGATGAATACTTGAAAGAAAAACCTGATCTTGAATTTTTAGAAAGTGCTTTTCAGAAGCTTCTGATGAACTTTACATGGTGGGTGAATAAAAAGGATATCAATGGTAATAATATTTTTGAGGGTGGCTTTTTAGGACTTGATAATATCGGCGTTTTTGATAGAAATTGCACTTTGCCCAATGGAGAGCAGCTTGAACAATCAGACGGAACAAGCTGGATGGCTATGTTCGCTTTGAATATGATGCGGATTGCGTTGGAACTTGCTCAGTATAATAATGTATACGAAGAAATGGCAATGAAGTTTTTTGAACATTTTCTGGCCATTGCCAATTCGCTGGATAATATGGGAGATGAAAATTTCAGCCTTTGGGATGAGGAGGATGAATTTTTTTATGATGCAATTGCTTCCAATGATGGTACTCATATGTATCTAAGACTAAGAACCATTGTAGGATTAATTCCTATGTTTGCCGTTGAAGTAATAGATGATGAAATGATTGAAAACCTGCCCAACTTCAAGAAAAGAATGAAATGGGTATTGGATAATAAACCCGAACTGGCTGCCCTGGTTTCAAGATGGGAAGTGAAAGGTCAGGATTCCAAACACCTTTTATCTTTGTTGCGAGGGCATCGGTTAAAAAGATTGCTTGCGAGAATGTTGAACCCTGACGAATTTCTAAGCGAATATGGGGTAAGGGCTCTTTCAAAAGAATATGAGAAAAACCCTTACACACTGAATCTCAATGAAACTGATTATAGCGTAAAATATACTCCTGCAGAAAGCGACAGTGGATTGTTTGGAGGGAACAGCAACTGGCGAGGACCAATTTGGTTTCCAATCAATTTTTTGATTATCGATAGTCTCCAGCGGTTTTTCTTCTATTACAGCCCCGACTTTTTAGTTGAATATCCTACCGGTAGTGGAAATTATTCGAGCTTGGATCAGATTGCTGATTCTTTAAATAAACGGCTGGCAAAAATATTTTTAAAGGATGAAGATGGCAAACGGCCTGTACATGGACAGTATGAAAAATTTCAAACTGATCCTGATTTTAAAGATTATATTTTATTCTACGAATATTTCCATGGTGATAATGGTCGTGGAGTAGGAGCTTCTCATCAAACAGGTTGGACAGGGCTTATTGCTAAAATTCTGCAGCCAAGGTTTACTAAGAAAGCAATTGCTGAATCCGAAACAGAAATGCCGGAGGATATTGAAGAAAATAAAAAAATAAATTAG
- a CDS encoding GNAT family N-acetyltransferase → MVKLEFFKSEEHLSGVSYSLDESQLRFTASADQALQRIRERDDNHAFPIIILEDNIPAGFFVLDFGNDKFELTDNENAVLVRSLSVNPVMQGKGIGKIAMMQVDDFIRENFKQCDEIVLAVNQENDSAYHIYLKAGYIYDGKTRMGRNGPQYLMYKKL, encoded by the coding sequence ATGGTAAAACTAGAATTTTTTAAATCAGAAGAGCATCTTTCAGGAGTTAGCTATAGTTTAGACGAAAGTCAGTTACGTTTCACCGCTTCAGCCGATCAGGCTTTACAAAGAATTAGAGAAAGAGACGATAATCATGCGTTTCCCATTATCATCCTGGAAGATAATATTCCGGCAGGATTTTTTGTCCTTGATTTTGGAAATGATAAATTCGAACTTACAGATAATGAGAATGCTGTATTGGTAAGATCCCTATCTGTAAATCCTGTAATGCAGGGTAAGGGAATCGGGAAAATTGCCATGATGCAGGTAGACGATTTTATAAGGGAAAACTTTAAACAGTGTGATGAAATTGTTTTGGCTGTTAACCAGGAAAATGATTCTGCATATCACATTTATCTTAAAGCCGGATATATTTATGATGGTAAAACCAGAATGGGAAGAAACGGTCCGCAATATCTGATGTATAAAAAACTTTAA
- a CDS encoding glucose 1-dehydrogenase: MEISLHNQVAVVTGASSGIGSGIAKSLASAGAIVIVNHSSPRSQDEAKSVLKEITDAGGKGITYQCDVSQEDQVIRMFQDVVSEFGTVDILVNNAGIQKDAKFTEMTLDQWNAVIGVNLTGQFLCAREAIKEFLRRGIDPSRSIACGKIIHISSVHEIIPWAGHANYAASKGAIRMLMQTLAQEYGADKIRVNSICPGAIQTPINQNAWNTPEALSSLLTLIPYNRIGQPQDIGNLAVFLASDLADYITGTSIFVDGGMTTFESFSTGG; encoded by the coding sequence ATGGAAATATCACTTCATAATCAGGTAGCAGTGGTTACCGGAGCCTCCAGTGGAATAGGATCCGGAATTGCAAAATCATTGGCTTCCGCAGGAGCAATTGTTATTGTCAATCATTCTTCACCAAGGTCTCAGGACGAGGCAAAATCAGTATTAAAAGAGATTACGGATGCTGGAGGAAAAGGAATTACCTATCAATGTGATGTCTCACAGGAAGATCAGGTAATTCGGATGTTTCAGGATGTTGTTTCAGAATTTGGAACGGTAGATATTCTAGTAAATAATGCCGGAATACAGAAAGATGCCAAGTTTACGGAAATGACTTTAGATCAATGGAATGCAGTAATAGGGGTAAACCTCACTGGTCAGTTTCTTTGTGCAAGGGAAGCCATTAAGGAGTTTCTTCGCCGGGGAATAGATCCTTCCCGTTCCATAGCTTGTGGAAAGATTATCCATATCAGTTCTGTACATGAGATTATTCCCTGGGCAGGACATGCTAATTATGCGGCCAGTAAAGGAGCTATCAGAATGCTGATGCAGACATTAGCTCAGGAATATGGTGCGGATAAGATCCGTGTCAATTCTATTTGTCCGGGCGCCATTCAGACACCTATTAACCAAAATGCATGGAATACCCCGGAGGCTCTCAGTTCACTCCTCACCCTTATTCCTTATAACAGAATCGGACAACCGCAGGATATAGGAAATTTGGCTGTATTTCTTGCCAGTGATCTCGCTGACTATATTACCGGAACCAGTATTTTCGTTGATGGCGGAATGACTACGTTCGAGAGTTTCTCTACAGGCGGGTAG
- a CDS encoding AadS family aminoglycoside 6-adenylyltransferase: MKIRDEKLEQIIHWAENNQDIRAVLLTSSLVNPYAPVDDFSDLDVELVFQSRKAYEDNNEWISLFGEPISMIEEDDTVFDGKHAMKMVLYKDHVKVDFKLYQVSEFSEEVKEEKLPDDWDVGYKVLIDKDGLTKDLKAPTHQSIMIHQPTEKKFKQLLNDFWWDTTYVAKCLKRGDIFYAKFMSEDVLRTDYLVPLIEWYIASSHEWNNITTNKHGRLFKKHLSAELWSRVEATFSGYDIEENWTALFAFADLVHELGTALAEKLNFEYPFQHETDIRHYLREVKELL, from the coding sequence ATGAAGATAAGGGACGAAAAGCTGGAGCAAATCATTCACTGGGCAGAAAATAATCAGGATATCCGTGCTGTCCTGTTAACCAGTTCATTGGTCAATCCCTATGCTCCGGTAGATGATTTTAGTGATCTTGATGTGGAGCTGGTTTTTCAAAGCAGAAAAGCTTATGAAGACAATAATGAATGGATCAGCCTTTTCGGAGAGCCAATTTCCATGATTGAAGAAGATGATACAGTCTTTGATGGAAAACATGCTATGAAGATGGTTTTGTATAAAGACCATGTGAAAGTAGATTTTAAACTATACCAGGTATCAGAATTTTCCGAAGAAGTGAAGGAAGAAAAACTTCCTGATGATTGGGATGTAGGATATAAGGTTTTGATTGATAAAGATGGTCTTACAAAGGATCTGAAGGCTCCAACCCATCAATCCATAATGATTCATCAGCCCACGGAAAAGAAATTTAAGCAGCTACTGAATGATTTCTGGTGGGATACCACTTATGTGGCGAAATGCCTTAAGCGTGGTGATATTTTCTATGCTAAATTCATGTCTGAAGATGTATTGAGAACAGACTATCTGGTTCCTTTAATCGAATGGTATATTGCAAGTTCCCATGAATGGAATAATATAACTACGAATAAACACGGAAGGCTCTTTAAAAAACACCTTTCTGCAGAGCTATGGAGTAGAGTAGAAGCTACTTTTTCAGGATATGATATTGAAGAAAACTGGACAGCATTGTTTGCTTTTGCTGATCTTGTTCATGAGTTGGGAACTGCCTTAGCAGAAAAACTGAATTTTGAATATCCTTTCCAGCATGAAACAGATATTCGTCATTATCTCAGAGAAGTAAAAGAGCTGCTTTAA